A window of the Yersinia rochesterensis genome harbors these coding sequences:
- a CDS encoding beta-galactosidase gives MTVQQEVKQRVKPALSQILSRRDWENPQITQYNRLEAHPPFYSWRNISAAQDDNDSPQRQLLNGQWTFSYFTRPESVPDEWAEQDFPGSASIPVPSNWQLHGYDTPIYTNVRYPIPVDPPRVPQDNPTGCYSYNFTLDPDWLSSGQTRIIFDGVSSAFYLWCNGQWVGYSQDSRLPAEFDLTPYLQANNNRIAVLVLRWSDGSYLEDQDMWRMSGIFRDVSLLHKPDIHLRDVHITTNLSPEFSSAHLDVMAAVNIPLIDINNTQVIEAYQIRVQLWLADTLVTSLQQPLGTQAIDERGNYADRTLLNLRVEQPLLWSAEQPTLYRAVISLLDNQQKLIEAEAYDVGFRQVAIHQGLLKINGKAVLIRGVNRHEHHPQTGQAIDEESMLQDIILMKQHNFNAVRCSHYPNHPLWYRLCDRYGLYVVDEANIETHGMQPMGRLADDPQWFSAFSERVTRMVQRDRNHPCIIIWSLGNESGHGASHDALYRWIKTNDPTRPVQYEGGGANTQATDIICPMYARVDEDQPFPAVPKWAIKKWIGLPNESRPLILCEYAHAMGNSFGGFSRYWQAFRQYPRLQGGFIWDWVDQSLSRNDENGQSYWAYGGDFGDSPNDRQFCMNGLVFPDRTPHPSLYEAQCAQQFFQFGLLSTTPLVVSITSEYLFKNSDNEHLYWRIELKGESVLEGNLPLDLSPESTQYLTLADQLPTISEPGDLWLNVEVRQVKETSWSPKHHRSAWRQWRLPHSLSVPQNSLASLAESDCLQLHQDAEYITVIHQQQRWLFSCQTGLMEQWWVDGKNRLLTPLRDQFVRAPLDNDIGISEATQIDPNAWVERWKKAGMYQLEQRCLSLQADILSQTIQISAEYIYEFAQEQLLHTHWLYRFDKQGRMTIDVRVQVATLLPPPARIGMCCQLSDISENVSWLGLGPHENYPDRQLSAQYGHWSQPLEQMHTPYIFPSENGLRCKTNALNYGNWQLTGQFHFGISRYSTQQLMMTSHQYLLKPEPGTWLNIDGFHMGVGGDDSWSPSVHIDNLLTCETYQYQVCWQYKSEI, from the coding sequence ATGACGGTACAGCAAGAAGTTAAACAGCGGGTTAAACCAGCCTTATCACAGATTTTATCTCGCCGAGATTGGGAAAACCCACAAATAACACAGTACAACCGCCTTGAAGCGCACCCTCCATTTTACAGTTGGAGAAATATCAGTGCCGCTCAAGATGATAATGATTCCCCACAGCGGCAATTACTGAATGGGCAGTGGACATTTAGTTATTTTACGCGGCCTGAATCAGTACCCGATGAATGGGCTGAGCAAGACTTCCCAGGATCAGCGTCAATACCAGTCCCTTCAAATTGGCAACTCCATGGTTACGACACCCCGATTTATACCAATGTGCGATACCCAATTCCCGTTGACCCACCGCGAGTGCCACAGGACAACCCGACAGGCTGTTATTCTTATAATTTTACCTTAGATCCCGATTGGCTCTCGTCAGGGCAAACCCGCATTATTTTTGATGGCGTGAGTTCCGCATTCTATCTGTGGTGTAACGGCCAGTGGGTTGGGTATTCCCAAGACAGTCGCCTGCCCGCCGAATTCGATCTCACTCCTTATTTGCAAGCAAACAATAACCGCATCGCCGTTCTTGTATTGCGTTGGAGTGATGGTAGCTATCTGGAAGATCAGGATATGTGGCGCATGAGCGGGATTTTTCGTGATGTCAGCCTACTACACAAGCCTGATATTCATTTGCGGGATGTTCATATCACAACGAATTTATCGCCCGAATTCAGCTCCGCCCATTTAGATGTGATGGCGGCAGTTAATATTCCATTGATTGATATCAATAACACGCAAGTGATCGAAGCCTATCAAATCCGGGTGCAACTTTGGTTGGCGGATACGTTAGTTACCAGTTTGCAACAACCTCTAGGTACTCAAGCAATTGATGAAAGAGGGAATTATGCTGATCGCACTCTCCTAAACCTACGGGTAGAGCAACCCTTATTATGGAGTGCTGAACAACCTACGCTCTATCGAGCCGTCATCTCGCTACTTGATAACCAGCAAAAACTTATCGAAGCGGAAGCTTATGATGTCGGTTTCCGCCAAGTGGCCATTCATCAAGGGCTACTCAAGATTAATGGTAAAGCGGTACTAATTCGTGGGGTGAATCGCCATGAGCATCACCCCCAAACAGGTCAAGCTATAGATGAAGAAAGTATGCTGCAAGATATCATTTTAATGAAACAGCATAACTTTAATGCCGTAAGGTGTTCACATTACCCCAATCACCCACTGTGGTATCGCCTGTGCGATCGCTACGGTTTATATGTTGTCGATGAAGCCAATATCGAAACACATGGAATGCAGCCTATGGGGCGGTTGGCAGACGATCCACAGTGGTTTTCTGCTTTCAGCGAACGAGTTACCCGGATGGTTCAGCGCGACCGTAACCACCCTTGCATTATTATCTGGTCATTGGGCAATGAATCAGGTCACGGCGCTAGCCACGATGCACTTTATCGCTGGATAAAAACCAATGACCCCACTCGCCCAGTACAATATGAAGGTGGCGGTGCAAATACCCAAGCTACTGATATTATTTGCCCAATGTATGCTCGAGTGGATGAAGACCAACCTTTCCCAGCAGTACCTAAATGGGCGATAAAAAAATGGATTGGTCTACCAAACGAATCTCGTCCGTTGATTTTGTGCGAATATGCCCATGCAATGGGCAACAGTTTTGGTGGGTTTTCCCGCTATTGGCAAGCATTTCGCCAATACCCTCGGCTACAGGGGGGGTTTATTTGGGATTGGGTAGACCAAAGCCTCAGCCGTAATGATGAAAATGGTCAGTCTTATTGGGCTTATGGTGGTGACTTTGGCGACAGCCCCAATGACCGACAATTCTGTATGAATGGATTAGTTTTTCCTGACCGTACCCCCCACCCAAGTCTGTATGAAGCACAATGCGCGCAGCAATTTTTCCAATTCGGGTTGCTTAGCACAACACCGTTGGTAGTCAGCATTACCAGTGAATATCTGTTCAAAAACAGCGATAACGAGCACCTGTATTGGCGTATCGAGTTAAAGGGAGAATCAGTTTTGGAGGGTAATCTCCCACTAGATTTATCGCCTGAAAGCACACAATACCTTACATTGGCAGATCAATTACCGACCATCAGTGAGCCAGGTGATTTATGGCTAAATGTTGAAGTCAGGCAAGTAAAAGAGACTTCTTGGTCACCAAAGCATCATCGTAGTGCATGGCGTCAATGGCGTTTACCGCATTCACTCTCTGTTCCCCAAAATTCCTTAGCTAGCTTAGCTGAGTCTGATTGCCTCCAACTGCACCAAGATGCGGAATATATTACTGTGATTCATCAACAGCAGCGCTGGCTATTTAGCTGCCAAACCGGATTGATGGAACAATGGTGGGTCGATGGGAAAAATAGATTGCTCACTCCATTGCGTGATCAATTTGTCCGCGCACCGCTGGATAACGATATTGGTATTAGTGAAGCAACACAAATTGATCCTAATGCTTGGGTTGAGCGCTGGAAAAAAGCAGGAATGTATCAACTGGAACAACGTTGTTTATCCTTACAAGCGGATATCTTGTCTCAGACTATACAAATCAGCGCTGAATATATCTATGAGTTTGCCCAAGAACAATTATTACATACTCATTGGTTATATCGCTTTGATAAACAAGGCCGTATGACCATTGATGTCCGAGTTCAAGTTGCCACATTGCTCCCCCCACCGGCCAGAATCGGTATGTGTTGCCAATTATCTGATATTTCTGAAAATGTTAGTTGGTTAGGATTAGGACCACACGAAAACTATCCTGACCGCCAACTCTCGGCACAATATGGTCACTGGTCGCAACCCCTTGAACAGATGCACACCCCCTACATATTCCCAAGTGAAAATGGATTACGTTGCAAAACTAATGCATTGAATTATGGAAATTGGCAATTAACGGGGCAGTTCCATTTTGGTATCAGTCGTTACAGCACACAGCAACTCATGATGACCAGCCATCAGTATTTACTTAAGCCAGAACCAGGTACCTGGCTTAATATTGATGGTTTCCATATGGGCGTTGGTGGTGATGATTCATGGAGCCCCAGCGTCCATATCGATAACTTACTGACATGTGAAACTTATCAATACCAGGTCTGCTGGCAATACAAAAGTGAGATATAA
- a CDS encoding MgtC family protein → MALTPFVINLLLAMCLGALIGAERQWRQRMAGLRTNALVATGAAVFILSSYATSPDSPGRIAAQVVSGIGFLGAGVIMREGMNIRGLNTAATLWCSAGIGVLCGLGLYWNAVAATAVILCANILLREAAQRINMQPQQQAVDLEVRYRIHVTCGTEDEVLVRTLILQALNGMALRLQSLCSADIAKPGQLEVCAEIMATPAAQKEIESIVCRVSLERSVSAIHWRIASELPA, encoded by the coding sequence ATGGCATTAACTCCTTTTGTCATAAATTTATTACTGGCAATGTGCCTGGGCGCATTAATTGGTGCCGAAAGGCAATGGCGTCAACGTATGGCTGGTTTACGGACTAATGCATTAGTTGCGACTGGTGCGGCGGTATTTATTCTCAGCTCTTATGCCACCTCTCCTGATAGTCCGGGCCGTATTGCTGCTCAAGTGGTTTCAGGAATTGGTTTCTTGGGGGCTGGCGTTATTATGCGCGAAGGCATGAATATTCGGGGCTTAAATACGGCGGCTACCTTGTGGTGTTCCGCTGGAATTGGCGTGCTTTGCGGCCTGGGATTGTATTGGAATGCTGTTGCTGCAACCGCCGTTATTTTATGTGCCAATATATTGTTACGCGAGGCAGCGCAACGCATTAATATGCAACCTCAACAACAAGCTGTTGATTTAGAAGTGCGTTACCGCATTCACGTGACATGTGGTACGGAAGATGAAGTATTGGTTCGCACTCTGATTTTACAGGCATTGAATGGTATGGCATTACGATTGCAATCATTATGCAGTGCCGATATCGCCAAGCCCGGTCAGCTAGAAGTTTGTGCTGAAATAATGGCGACGCCAGCAGCACAAAAAGAAATTGAAAGCATTGTTTGCCGAGTCAGTCTGGAGCGGAGTGTCAGTGCTATTCATTGGCGTATTGCATCAGAATTGCCAGCATAA
- a CDS encoding methyl-accepting chemotaxis protein, producing the protein MKRGSTHKPLDLKITPEHNKETKVLFVNNMRLVTLFIAILAGILLLFAAAIGTSGYFLKQSNQSLEEATQELDIRLGLSNSSNHLRTARLILIQAASSARIGDATGYQQGLKNAEHLITQSQQMFDLYYNRPTKSETDIALDSPLKKAYEQYRDDGMKLMLEATKEGHFEEVISLEAEKLNPLDDAYNEPLLKAFKYRTELANQINQSAQQEAHLGYILMGGAFILAILLTIIAFLVISKVIIKPINWLVVRIQRIAQGDLTQSPVAFGRNEIGVLGHNIQQMQDSLASTVEAVRSSAESIYQGSSEIALGNTDLSARTEQQAASLEETAASMEQLTATVKQNAENAHHASQLAANASGKAAQGGDIVNDVIDTMDKISLSSMKIAEITNVINSIAFQTNILALNAAVEAARAGEQGRGFAVVASEVRHLAQRSADAAKEIESLIEVSVDLIGDGSILVSDAGKTMKEIVMAVTHVTDIMGEIASASDEQSRGISQVAQAVSEMDNVTQQNASLVQEASAAAASLEQQAEILTQAVAVFHLNGRSSTPSLKTPTPSSGGQNKTGGNKKSADDSLNWETF; encoded by the coding sequence ATGAAACGTGGAAGTACGCATAAGCCATTGGATTTAAAAATAACGCCAGAACATAATAAAGAGACGAAAGTATTGTTTGTTAATAATATGCGTCTGGTTACTTTGTTTATCGCCATTTTGGCGGGAATATTGCTTTTATTTGCAGCGGCAATTGGTACATCTGGCTACTTCTTGAAACAAAGTAACCAATCGCTTGAAGAAGCGACTCAAGAACTGGATATACGCCTAGGGCTCTCTAACAGCTCAAACCACTTGCGTACTGCACGACTTATTCTGATTCAAGCAGCATCATCGGCACGTATTGGTGATGCCACGGGTTATCAACAGGGCTTGAAGAATGCAGAACATCTTATTACTCAGTCGCAACAGATGTTTGATCTCTACTATAACCGCCCCACTAAATCCGAAACTGATATCGCCTTAGATAGCCCACTGAAAAAAGCTTATGAACAATATCGCGACGATGGCATGAAACTCATGCTGGAAGCGACTAAAGAGGGGCATTTTGAAGAAGTTATCTCGTTAGAGGCAGAAAAACTTAATCCGTTAGATGACGCCTATAACGAGCCGCTGCTAAAAGCATTTAAATATCGTACAGAACTCGCCAACCAAATTAATCAGTCGGCTCAGCAAGAAGCGCACCTCGGTTACATACTGATGGGTGGTGCCTTTATTCTGGCTATTTTACTGACAATAATCGCTTTTTTAGTGATCAGCAAGGTCATTATCAAGCCGATTAACTGGTTGGTAGTGCGTATTCAACGTATTGCTCAAGGGGATTTAACACAAAGCCCCGTGGCATTTGGCCGCAATGAAATCGGTGTGTTAGGTCATAATATTCAACAAATGCAAGATTCGTTAGCTTCCACGGTTGAGGCCGTACGCAGCAGTGCCGAATCTATATATCAAGGCTCCAGCGAAATCGCACTGGGCAATACGGATCTTTCAGCACGAACGGAGCAACAAGCCGCTTCACTTGAAGAGACAGCAGCTAGCATGGAGCAACTGACTGCAACGGTTAAACAAAATGCGGAAAATGCCCACCATGCCAGCCAACTGGCTGCGAATGCATCAGGTAAAGCAGCCCAAGGTGGCGATATCGTGAATGATGTTATCGACACGATGGATAAAATATCCCTCAGCTCAATGAAAATTGCTGAAATTACTAACGTCATTAATAGCATTGCTTTCCAAACCAACATTCTGGCGTTGAATGCTGCGGTAGAAGCGGCCCGAGCAGGTGAACAAGGCCGTGGATTTGCAGTCGTCGCCAGCGAGGTTCGCCATTTGGCGCAGCGCAGCGCTGACGCAGCAAAAGAGATAGAATCGTTGATTGAAGTCTCGGTTGATCTTATTGGTGATGGCTCAATTCTGGTCTCTGATGCGGGTAAGACAATGAAAGAGATCGTCATGGCCGTCACGCATGTGACTGATATTATGGGCGAGATTGCATCAGCTTCTGATGAACAAAGCCGCGGCATCAGTCAGGTTGCGCAAGCGGTATCCGAGATGGACAACGTAACACAGCAGAACGCCTCTTTAGTGCAGGAAGCGTCAGCAGCTGCGGCTTCTTTAGAGCAACAGGCCGAGATACTGACCCAGGCGGTTGCAGTCTTCCATTTAAATGGTCGCAGTTCAACTCCCTCTCTTAAAACACCAACGCCTTCATCAGGGGGACAGAATAAAACTGGCGGAAATAAAAAGTCTGCCGATGACTCGCTGAATTGGGAAACTTTCTGA
- a CDS encoding Lrp/AsnC family transcriptional regulator gives MDKIDEQLITILAKNARISLKDLSQQVNLSSPSTSERLRRLEERHIIRSYTLDLNQQAFGYSLQAIVRVKPRAGMLRITEEMIQETPECVECDKVTGDDCFISRLYIHSMEQLDTIIDRWSEHAEIQTSIVKSSPIIRRFPPLVQLIKESKI, from the coding sequence ATGGACAAGATTGATGAGCAATTGATTACTATTTTAGCAAAAAATGCACGGATATCTTTGAAGGACCTATCACAACAAGTCAACCTCTCCTCCCCCAGTACCTCTGAACGTTTACGACGTCTCGAAGAACGTCATATTATCCGCAGTTACACACTAGATTTGAATCAACAGGCATTCGGGTATAGCTTGCAGGCTATTGTACGTGTCAAACCGCGGGCAGGAATGCTACGGATAACTGAAGAAATGATTCAGGAAACACCTGAATGTGTTGAGTGTGACAAAGTGACCGGCGACGACTGCTTCATTAGTCGTTTATATATTCATTCAATGGAGCAATTGGATACGATTATTGACCGTTGGTCAGAACACGCCGAAATTCAGACCTCAATTGTTAAGTCATCCCCAATAATACGACGCTTTCCACCCTTAGTGCAGTTGATCAAGGAAAGTAAAATTTGA
- the dsrB gene encoding protein DsrB produces the protein MKVNDRVTVKTDGGPRREGVVLEVEQFSEGVMYLVSLEDYPAGVWFFNEIDSHDGTFVEPLHQ, from the coding sequence ATGAAAGTAAATGATCGGGTGACAGTAAAAACCGATGGTGGCCCACGCCGTGAGGGGGTTGTTTTAGAGGTGGAACAGTTCAGCGAGGGTGTTATGTATCTGGTTTCACTGGAAGATTACCCCGCAGGTGTTTGGTTCTTTAATGAAATTGATAGCCATGATGGCACCTTTGTTGAGCCACTTCATCAATAG
- a CDS encoding LacI family DNA-binding transcriptional regulator: protein MKHKSATLDDVARQAGVSYQTVSRVLNQAPHVSLKTRNKVELAIAELNYIPNRVAQQLAGKHSLTLGLATSDLSLHAPSQIAAAIKRKARQLGYNVVIAMVDDHSEHACQQAINELLAQRVDGILVNVPLKTKRSHEITEQCADTPVLFLDVDPRSGAFSVLFDPKVGAIQGANYIIALGHQQIVLISGPKDAISAQLRHQGWLQALNNASLSPQAVYHGEWNAQSGYQATQKLIAGNTPFSAILVANDQMALGVLRALHEYNIEVPKEVSVIGYDDTADSAYFQPPLTTIRQNFRLLGEESVSRLIVRLHHTIEPPSQSLSLETELIIRQTTASFNPARYKNE from the coding sequence ATGAAGCACAAGTCTGCCACTTTAGATGATGTCGCACGCCAGGCGGGTGTTTCTTATCAAACGGTATCCCGTGTTTTAAACCAAGCCCCTCATGTCTCGCTAAAAACCCGGAATAAAGTTGAATTGGCTATAGCTGAGCTGAACTATATTCCTAACCGGGTAGCACAGCAATTAGCAGGCAAGCATAGCCTGACTCTCGGGCTAGCGACCTCTGACCTTTCTTTACATGCTCCTTCGCAAATAGCTGCCGCAATAAAAAGAAAAGCCCGCCAACTGGGGTATAACGTGGTCATTGCCATGGTCGATGACCATAGTGAACATGCCTGCCAACAAGCTATAAACGAGTTACTGGCTCAACGAGTTGATGGGATTTTAGTCAATGTTCCTTTGAAGACAAAACGCAGTCATGAAATTACTGAACAATGTGCAGATACGCCGGTTCTTTTTCTTGATGTTGACCCCCGTTCTGGGGCTTTCAGCGTCTTATTTGATCCCAAAGTAGGCGCAATTCAGGGTGCAAACTACATCATCGCATTGGGCCATCAGCAAATAGTGCTTATCTCCGGCCCCAAAGATGCTATTTCAGCCCAATTGCGCCACCAGGGGTGGTTGCAGGCATTGAATAACGCCTCACTTTCACCACAAGCGGTTTATCACGGAGAATGGAATGCACAAAGTGGTTATCAGGCGACACAGAAGCTTATCGCCGGTAATACTCCATTTAGCGCCATCCTGGTCGCTAATGACCAAATGGCGCTAGGCGTACTGCGCGCTCTGCACGAATACAATATCGAGGTGCCGAAAGAGGTCTCTGTCATTGGTTATGACGATACTGCGGACAGCGCCTATTTCCAGCCTCCACTGACCACCATAAGACAAAACTTCAGATTATTAGGGGAAGAAAGTGTTTCCCGACTGATAGTCAGGCTACACCATACGATTGAGCCGCCCTCTCAATCGTTGTCATTAGAGACTGAACTGATAATACGCCAGACTACAGCCTCTTTTAATCCTGCACGGTACAAAAACGAATAA
- the cspE gene encoding transcription antiterminator/RNA stability regulator CspE → MSNMMKGQVKWFNESKGFGFITPADGSKDVFVHFSAIQDQGFKTLAEGQNVQFSIENGAKGPSAANVTAI, encoded by the coding sequence ATGTCTAACATGATGAAAGGTCAAGTAAAGTGGTTCAACGAGTCTAAAGGCTTCGGTTTCATCACTCCAGCTGATGGCAGCAAAGACGTGTTCGTGCACTTCTCTGCAATCCAAGATCAAGGCTTCAAGACCCTGGCTGAAGGCCAGAATGTACAGTTCTCTATCGAGAACGGTGCTAAAGGTCCGTCTGCAGCAAACGTAACTGCAATCTAA
- a CDS encoding NAD(P)H-quinone oxidoreductase — MTLLTNLPTNMVTIEITQPGGPKVLVPVDRPTPMPAAGEILVKISAAGVNRPDVMQRRGQYAPPAGASDIPGLEVAGVVVAVAADVSRFKIGDKVCGLIAGGGYAQYCVIHETNALPIPPNLTEIEAAALPETFFTVWTNLFQRDHFTAGETVLIHGGSSGIGTTAIMLSKAFGAKIVIVTVGSEEKRQACLALGADIAINYHTDDFVAEAKRVTAGKGVDVIVDLIAGDYVARNYEAAAMNGRIVQIGTQNGNAKDLNLMLMLLKRLTHTGSTLRSRTVAEKALIAKELEQHVWPLLCNGQVKPLIFKTFPLKEAAKAHELMESSTHIGKIVLTTDGCSAL, encoded by the coding sequence ATGACATTGTTAACTAATCTCCCAACGAACATGGTCACGATCGAGATTACTCAACCTGGTGGCCCTAAAGTCTTAGTCCCCGTCGATCGCCCGACACCTATGCCAGCTGCAGGTGAAATACTGGTTAAGATTTCAGCTGCCGGAGTTAACCGCCCTGATGTCATGCAACGCCGTGGACAATATGCACCACCAGCGGGCGCCTCCGATATTCCAGGATTAGAGGTCGCAGGTGTTGTGGTTGCGGTTGCGGCTGATGTCTCACGATTTAAAATTGGAGACAAAGTGTGTGGGTTAATCGCGGGTGGTGGTTATGCCCAATATTGCGTAATACATGAAACCAATGCTTTACCTATTCCACCTAACCTCACTGAAATTGAAGCGGCAGCGTTACCCGAAACTTTCTTTACCGTATGGACTAACCTCTTCCAACGGGATCATTTTACCGCTGGTGAAACTGTCTTAATTCACGGTGGCTCTTCAGGTATTGGGACTACAGCAATAATGTTGAGCAAAGCATTTGGCGCAAAAATAGTTATCGTCACTGTGGGGTCAGAAGAGAAACGTCAGGCGTGTTTGGCACTAGGTGCAGATATTGCTATTAATTATCACACTGACGATTTTGTTGCCGAGGCTAAACGAGTCACCGCAGGGAAAGGTGTCGATGTTATTGTCGATTTAATTGCTGGTGATTATGTCGCACGTAATTATGAAGCTGCCGCAATGAATGGTCGCATCGTGCAGATTGGCACTCAAAATGGGAATGCCAAGGACTTGAATTTGATGCTAATGTTGCTAAAACGTCTAACACACACAGGATCCACATTGCGCTCGCGTACTGTGGCAGAAAAAGCGCTCATCGCTAAAGAACTGGAGCAACACGTTTGGCCATTGCTGTGTAATGGTCAAGTAAAACCACTGATATTTAAGACATTTCCACTGAAAGAAGCCGCTAAAGCCCATGAATTAATGGAAAGCAGCACGCATATCGGTAAAATTGTCCTGACCACTGATGGCTGTTCAGCGCTATAA